The Pseudoalteromonas marina genome contains a region encoding:
- a CDS encoding methyl-accepting chemotaxis protein, which produces MNLHSIRVKVSFPIVVLGLAILSLIVGYTYLITLQKNALDVQSEKFIKALSLALNADRDLYQAKVAELNLVTHSKNTEKYQAEHEENAMQVTDKINQYLSLMKDYPSIAKELNGFENDFNAWLAASKSYMADKNSQAKQKNSEQAFATLRIRLDKAGELAEKTSEQEIITLSSNIISTKMMMLTVVAIILIAASWFSYSVPKQLTRQINYVTKRISDIASGDGDLTGRIQVTSKDEFSDLATEFNTFLDNLQQLIRDILEQSKELNGLGVELSKVATQNNSVNQALGQASESIVSAVHEMSTASKEVAGVAQQSSSEADNSLKLAQQGLSAVANSSSRITSLSSNMEQAMARSTELQQSSDNIAKVLEVIRAIAEQTNLLALNAAIEAARAGEYGRGFAVVADEVRTLATRTQDSTNDIQQMIELFASSVSQSINAIGESKQFADDAVESFSQTNDILNAMQSSSTKVNDMAMQTAQATEEQTTVSDEISHNLSSLNDQTLEGGSLARTTQDVSNKMEQLTDELNRLVNRFKV; this is translated from the coding sequence ATGAATTTGCATAGTATTCGCGTTAAAGTGTCGTTTCCGATAGTTGTTTTAGGACTTGCCATACTCTCGTTAATTGTGGGGTATACCTATTTAATAACCTTACAAAAAAATGCACTTGATGTGCAGTCTGAAAAATTTATTAAGGCGTTGTCTCTTGCTTTAAACGCAGACCGCGACCTATACCAAGCTAAAGTGGCCGAATTAAATTTAGTAACTCATTCAAAAAATACAGAAAAGTACCAGGCAGAGCACGAAGAAAATGCAATGCAAGTTACTGATAAAATTAATCAGTATTTATCTTTAATGAAAGATTACCCCAGTATAGCTAAAGAGCTAAATGGCTTTGAAAACGACTTTAATGCTTGGCTTGCAGCGTCAAAAAGCTACATGGCTGATAAAAATAGCCAAGCTAAACAAAAGAATTCAGAGCAAGCATTTGCCACTTTAAGGATTAGGCTTGATAAAGCCGGTGAGCTGGCTGAAAAAACCTCGGAGCAAGAAATCATCACGCTTTCATCCAATATCATTTCAACAAAAATGATGATGCTGACAGTGGTTGCTATTATTTTAATTGCAGCGAGTTGGTTTAGTTACAGTGTGCCTAAACAACTTACTCGCCAAATTAATTATGTAACTAAGCGAATTAGTGATATTGCCTCAGGAGATGGCGATTTAACTGGCCGAATACAAGTAACGTCTAAAGATGAGTTTTCTGACTTAGCCACCGAATTTAATACTTTTTTAGATAACTTACAGCAATTAATACGCGATATATTAGAGCAATCTAAAGAGTTAAATGGTTTAGGTGTTGAGCTTAGCAAAGTGGCTACCCAAAATAACAGTGTAAACCAAGCCTTGGGACAAGCGTCGGAATCTATTGTAAGCGCAGTACATGAAATGAGCACTGCTAGCAAGGAGGTTGCAGGGGTTGCACAGCAGTCATCAAGCGAAGCCGATAATTCGTTAAAACTAGCGCAACAAGGGCTTAGTGCGGTGGCTAATTCTAGTTCGCGAATTACCTCTCTCTCTAGCAACATGGAGCAAGCTATGGCGCGCTCTACTGAGCTGCAACAAAGCTCTGACAACATCGCAAAAGTCCTTGAGGTGATTCGTGCCATAGCAGAACAAACAAACTTATTAGCACTTAATGCAGCAATAGAGGCGGCACGTGCTGGCGAATACGGGCGAGGCTTTGCGGTTGTGGCTGACGAAGTAAGAACGCTTGCTACGCGCACACAAGATAGTACCAACGATATTCAACAAATGATTGAGTTGTTTGCATCGAGTGTATCGCAGTCGATTAATGCCATAGGTGAGAGTAAGCAATTTGCAGATGATGCTGTGGAGTCGTTTTCGCAAACTAACGATATACTCAATGCTATGCAAAGTTCATCTACTAAAGTAAACGATATGGCTATGCAAACTGCGCAAGCTACCGAAGAGCAAACAACGGTTTCTGATGAAATAAGCCATAACTTATCATCACTTAACGATCAAACCTTAGAGGGTGGGTCGCTTGCGCGCACAACGCAAGATGTATCAAATAAAATGGAGCAGTTAACAGACGAGCTAAATCGATTAGTTAACCGGTTTAAGGTTTAA
- the speE gene encoding polyamine aminopropyltransferase — protein MANLDQSKWFTEISDRDGSAFSLRINKKLDEKQSPFQKVEMFETTDFGNLMIIDGCTMVSTRENFFYHEMISHPALLAHPNPKNVVIIGGGDCGTLREVLKHPGVESVTQIDIDEVVTQMSLKYFPELCESNNDARATVMFDDGIKYMREAAGESIDVVIVDGTDPVGPGEGLFNHAFYTSCLNALRPGGILVQQSESPLMHMPLLVEMREAMLSVGFNDLQTLPFPQPIYPSGLWSVTLARKSEAFNGFREDGAAHVATQSEYYNSGIHHGALATPNFMKRAFDKK, from the coding sequence ATGGCAAACTTAGATCAAAGTAAGTGGTTTACTGAAATTAGCGACCGCGACGGCAGCGCATTTTCATTACGCATTAACAAAAAGTTAGATGAAAAACAGTCTCCTTTTCAAAAAGTAGAAATGTTCGAAACCACAGACTTTGGTAATTTAATGATCATCGACGGTTGTACCATGGTATCAACCCGCGAAAACTTTTTTTATCATGAAATGATCAGCCACCCTGCACTTTTAGCACACCCAAATCCTAAAAATGTGGTTATTATTGGCGGCGGCGACTGCGGCACGTTACGTGAAGTATTAAAACACCCTGGCGTAGAAAGCGTAACGCAAATTGACATAGACGAAGTAGTCACGCAAATGTCGTTAAAATATTTCCCAGAGCTATGCGAGTCTAATAACGATGCACGCGCTACAGTTATGTTTGACGATGGCATTAAGTACATGCGCGAAGCAGCTGGCGAGTCTATCGACGTTGTTATTGTTGATGGCACCGACCCAGTAGGCCCAGGTGAAGGTTTATTTAACCATGCATTTTACACTAGCTGCTTAAACGCACTTCGCCCTGGCGGTATTTTAGTGCAACAAAGCGAATCGCCACTTATGCATATGCCACTACTGGTTGAAATGCGTGAAGCGATGTTAAGCGTGGGTTTTAACGATTTACAAACATTGCCATTCCCTCAGCCTATTTACCCAAGTGGTTTATGGTCGGTAACACTTGCTCGTAAGTCTGAAGCATTTAATGGTTTTAGAGAAGACGGCGCAGCACACGTTGCAACGCAAAGTGAATACTACAACAGTGGTATTCACCATGGCGCTTTAGCAACACCTAACTTTATGAAACGCGCGTTTGATAAAAAATAA
- the speA gene encoding biosynthetic arginine decarboxylase yields MTWGLETARATYNVAHWSDGYFDINAQGELVAYPDGDQSKAAISLTDLTEQFKQQGLTLPVLVRFTDILKNRVDTLTNAFTKARSSREYNGKYTCVYPIKVNQQRSVVSKLLAHPSGLVGLEAGSKPELMAILGVAKEPITIVCNGYKDSEFLRLACIGQAMGHSVKIVVEKLSELTTLLEEIDNLGIEPAIGIRIRLNSVGKGKWQNTGGEKGKFGLTAGQVLSAVEVLKKHNKLHLMQMVHFHIGSQIANIRDIHRALRECARHFAELTQLGVPLNTVDVGGGLGVDYEGSGSRSACSMNYTVEEYARNVVNAFAEVCDQHDLTHPAIITESGRALTAHHAVLITDVIDVEKAPNHLNPEPPLENSVLVLDEMWQCLQRLNPRMALEIYHDAMHLFSEAHDQYVHGLVSMLEWAKIEQLYFTILHRVRASLSNNARAHREVLDDLNEKLADKLFVNFSLFQSLPDVWGIQQLFPVMPIENLTQPLTQRAIIQDITCDSDGQIREYVEGAGIETSLPIPEYKHGEQYHLAMFMVGAYQEILGDLHNLFGDTDSVHVELNDDGYVLTNAIKGDSVKDVLKFVDYDSAILAENFAYQINKLDASEQCKAGYLAELNAGLEGYTYFED; encoded by the coding sequence ATGACCTGGGGTTTAGAAACAGCACGTGCTACTTATAATGTTGCTCATTGGAGTGATGGCTATTTTGATATCAATGCACAAGGCGAATTGGTTGCCTACCCCGACGGCGATCAAAGTAAAGCCGCAATCTCTTTAACAGACTTAACAGAGCAATTTAAACAGCAAGGGCTAACATTGCCTGTTTTAGTGCGCTTTACCGACATTTTAAAAAATCGTGTAGATACGCTTACTAATGCTTTTACTAAAGCGCGCAGTAGCCGCGAATATAATGGCAAATACACCTGTGTTTATCCTATTAAAGTAAATCAGCAGCGCTCTGTGGTGAGTAAGTTATTGGCGCACCCAAGTGGTTTAGTTGGTCTTGAAGCGGGTTCAAAACCTGAGCTAATGGCTATTTTAGGTGTGGCAAAAGAGCCAATTACCATTGTATGTAACGGCTACAAAGACAGCGAATTTTTACGTTTAGCGTGCATTGGTCAGGCCATGGGGCACAGCGTAAAAATAGTGGTCGAAAAGCTATCAGAGCTAACCACCTTACTTGAAGAAATAGATAACTTAGGCATAGAGCCTGCAATTGGTATTCGCATACGCTTAAATTCGGTGGGTAAAGGTAAGTGGCAAAATACCGGTGGCGAAAAAGGTAAGTTTGGTTTAACTGCAGGGCAAGTATTAAGTGCAGTAGAAGTACTTAAAAAACACAATAAATTACACTTAATGCAAATGGTGCATTTTCATATTGGCTCTCAAATTGCCAATATTCGTGATATACACCGCGCACTTCGTGAGTGTGCGCGTCACTTTGCAGAGTTAACGCAACTAGGCGTACCACTGAATACGGTTGATGTAGGTGGCGGTTTAGGCGTTGATTATGAAGGGTCGGGCTCTCGCAGTGCGTGCTCAATGAACTACACAGTGGAAGAGTACGCCCGTAACGTAGTCAATGCGTTTGCGGAAGTTTGCGACCAACACGATTTAACCCATCCAGCTATTATTACCGAGTCAGGCCGTGCTTTAACCGCCCATCATGCGGTACTCATTACCGATGTGATTGACGTTGAAAAAGCACCTAATCATTTAAACCCTGAACCACCGCTTGAAAACAGCGTGTTAGTGCTTGATGAAATGTGGCAATGTTTACAGCGTTTGAATCCGCGTATGGCGCTCGAAATTTATCACGACGCGATGCACTTATTTAGCGAAGCACACGATCAGTACGTACACGGTTTAGTAAGCATGCTAGAGTGGGCGAAAATAGAGCAGCTTTATTTTACTATTTTACACCGCGTGCGTGCGTCGCTTAGTAATAACGCCCGCGCACACCGAGAAGTACTCGACGATCTAAATGAAAAATTAGCCGATAAACTGTTTGTTAATTTTTCACTGTTTCAGTCGTTACCTGATGTGTGGGGCATACAGCAGTTGTTTCCGGTTATGCCAATCGAAAACTTAACGCAACCGCTTACTCAGCGCGCCATTATTCAAGATATTACTTGTGACTCGGATGGGCAAATTCGCGAATACGTTGAAGGTGCAGGTATTGAAACCAGCTTGCCAATTCCTGAATATAAGCATGGCGAACAATACCACCTTGCTATGTTTATGGTGGGCGCGTATCAAGAAATATTAGGCGATTTACATAACCTATTTGGTGATACCGATTCAGTGCATGTTGAGCTAAACGACGACGGCTATGTATTAACCAATGCCATAAAAGGTGATAGCGTTAAGGATGTATTAAAGTTTGTTGATTACGATAGCGCTATTTTAGCCGAAAATTTTGCTTATCAAATTAATAAACTAGATGCCTCAGAGCAGTGTAAAGCGGGTTATTTAGCCGAGCTCAATGCGGGCCTTGAAGGTTATACCTATTTTGAAGATTAA
- a CDS encoding acyltransferase, whose product MSVIRSVFSLIFYALNTLFWFIPIFICGLLKLIPIKPLQKLLSWIAKQCATIWVSFNTLNQRLFTPTKLNVTGLDSLKLKDWYLVIANHQSWVDILVLQRVFNRKIPFLNFFLKKELIYVPILGLCWWALDFPFMTRTSKSQLKKNPKLRGKDLETTRKACEKFKEMPVTVVNFVEGTRFTQSKHAKQQSPFPHLLKPKAGGIAFVMQAMGEQISQVVNVTLHYPDGIPTFMDFAGGKVKNINIHVDVMPVSDELIGDYTGDSEFRVRFQSELNRLWEEKEQTLQSLDGPISTK is encoded by the coding sequence ATGTCAGTTATTCGTAGTGTTTTTAGTCTTATTTTTTATGCATTAAACACACTTTTTTGGTTTATACCTATTTTTATATGTGGCTTGTTAAAGCTTATTCCTATTAAACCATTACAAAAGTTATTGAGCTGGATTGCTAAACAGTGCGCCACTATTTGGGTGTCGTTTAATACCTTAAACCAGCGGCTGTTTACACCAACAAAACTTAACGTGACGGGCTTGGATTCTCTGAAACTAAAAGATTGGTATTTGGTGATTGCCAATCATCAAAGCTGGGTAGACATTTTAGTATTACAGCGTGTATTTAATCGCAAAATTCCGTTTTTAAATTTCTTTTTAAAGAAAGAGCTTATTTATGTGCCTATTTTGGGCTTATGTTGGTGGGCGCTCGACTTTCCATTTATGACGCGCACGAGTAAAAGCCAGCTTAAAAAGAACCCTAAATTACGTGGCAAAGACTTAGAAACAACACGTAAAGCCTGCGAAAAATTTAAAGAAATGCCTGTAACGGTAGTTAACTTTGTTGAAGGTACGCGCTTTACACAAAGTAAACATGCAAAACAGCAAAGCCCATTTCCGCATTTATTAAAACCAAAAGCCGGTGGCATTGCCTTTGTTATGCAAGCAATGGGTGAGCAAATTTCTCAAGTGGTGAATGTTACTTTGCATTACCCTGACGGTATTCCTACGTTTATGGACTTTGCTGGTGGGAAAGTAAAAAATATTAATATACACGTGGATGTCATGCCAGTAAGTGACGAGCTAATTGGTGATTACACGGGTGATTCTGAATTTAGAGTTCGTTTTCAAAGCGAGTTAAATCGTTTATGGGAAGAAAAAGAACAAACGTTGCAATCACTTGACGGTCCAATAAGTACAAAATAA
- a CDS encoding acetyltransferase — MLKKWLPNWLNGLIVGCVLFTNLIIFGVLVLLLGLVKLLLPIHAVNRLLHSAYRGWCNGNRLGLWLGCPDIKIDVKGDLNSKSWYLLICNHMSWLDITVLSSMHALPAPKFFLKDDLKYVPFIGTGAWAMGMPFMKRVSKAQIAQNPKLKGLDIERTKNSCRNFRNHPTTIINFVEGTRYTPAKHAQQQSPFKHLLKPKAGGIAFALEVLGTQFDAMLNTSLVYSGKSDHVCRNLLKGELDSIHVSIDVMAITDTMLGSYQTDEAFKANFQQYVNDLWVAKDKQLAGIYAQQAMPDAQISKEAKTL, encoded by the coding sequence ATGCTAAAAAAATGGTTACCAAATTGGCTAAACGGCCTAATTGTAGGCTGCGTATTATTTACTAACCTTATAATTTTTGGCGTGTTGGTATTACTTTTAGGATTAGTGAAACTATTACTGCCTATTCATGCTGTTAATCGTTTATTACATAGCGCTTATCGGGGATGGTGTAATGGTAATCGATTGGGTTTATGGCTAGGCTGCCCAGACATTAAAATTGATGTGAAAGGTGATTTAAATTCAAAAAGTTGGTACTTACTAATTTGCAACCATATGAGTTGGTTAGATATTACGGTGCTTAGTTCGATGCATGCGTTACCCGCTCCTAAGTTTTTTTTGAAAGATGACTTAAAGTATGTGCCATTTATTGGCACAGGTGCGTGGGCGATGGGAATGCCATTTATGAAACGTGTAAGCAAAGCGCAAATAGCTCAAAACCCAAAGCTTAAAGGGTTAGACATAGAGCGTACCAAAAACAGCTGTCGTAACTTTCGTAACCATCCAACAACTATTATCAACTTTGTTGAAGGAACGCGTTATACACCCGCTAAACACGCACAACAGCAAAGCCCGTTTAAGCATTTACTAAAACCAAAAGCAGGTGGAATTGCATTTGCACTTGAGGTACTTGGAACCCAGTTTGATGCTATGTTAAATACCAGTTTGGTCTATAGCGGTAAGTCAGATCATGTGTGCCGCAACTTATTAAAAGGTGAGCTAGACTCTATTCACGTATCAATTGATGTAATGGCTATTACCGACACTATGTTAGGTAGTTACCAAACAGATGAAGCGTTCAAAGCTAACTTTCAACAGTATGTGAACGACTTATGGGTTGCAAAAGATAAGCAATTGGCAGGTATTTATGCTCAGCAAGCTATGCCAGATGCACAAATTAGTAAGGAAGCCAAAACACTATGA
- a CDS encoding mechanosensitive ion channel family protein, whose product MTNTHIQELIAPWFENVPDAAFFSALTATAIGICSLFVVYLFTRRLMLPGIQKVVTKLSPERIGALSPMLTKLNKRIAGLLCCVLFLATFDSFYPVGELAAEILKTIGQALLIIYTGFIISSIVSLAAAIYNQLDFAREVPIQGLVQVVKLITFIVCGILIVSIVLEKSPTYILSGFGAIAAVTLLVFKDTILGFVASIQIAANRLVTYGDWIQVDNYGADGEVIDLGLNTVKVRNWDNTITTIPTYMLVAGSFKNWRGMQESGGRRIKRSLNIDMNSICLVNDEFRAQIDAAIPLHEYIRVSALPEPVSNLGLFRRYAEGYLKQHSKINSSLTLMVRELQPLNHGLPIEFYCFSEDKRWISYEHLQAEIMDHLLAVLPIFGLRAYQSVSGQLSPPTNAGQTEKPSIKVPNNVVQDPH is encoded by the coding sequence ATGACCAACACCCATATACAAGAGCTAATTGCCCCTTGGTTTGAAAACGTCCCCGACGCTGCTTTTTTTAGTGCACTAACGGCTACCGCCATTGGCATTTGTTCGTTATTTGTTGTGTATTTATTTACTCGCAGGCTTATGCTGCCAGGTATTCAAAAGGTGGTTACTAAGTTATCGCCTGAGCGTATTGGCGCGCTTTCTCCAATGTTAACTAAGCTTAATAAGCGTATTGCTGGGCTACTGTGTTGTGTACTGTTTTTAGCCACCTTCGACAGTTTTTATCCGGTTGGTGAGTTAGCGGCTGAAATACTTAAAACCATAGGCCAAGCTTTATTAATTATTTATACCGGTTTTATTATCAGCAGTATTGTAAGTCTTGCGGCTGCTATTTATAACCAATTAGACTTTGCTCGAGAAGTCCCCATTCAGGGCCTTGTGCAAGTTGTAAAACTAATTACCTTTATTGTTTGTGGCATTTTAATTGTTAGTATTGTGCTTGAAAAATCACCGACGTATATTCTTTCGGGTTTTGGTGCGATTGCCGCCGTCACTTTATTAGTATTTAAAGATACGATTTTAGGGTTTGTTGCCAGTATTCAAATTGCGGCTAACCGATTAGTAACTTATGGCGATTGGATCCAAGTTGATAATTATGGCGCCGATGGTGAGGTAATAGACTTAGGCTTAAATACGGTAAAAGTACGTAACTGGGATAACACTATTACGACTATTCCTACGTACATGCTGGTGGCAGGCTCGTTTAAAAACTGGCGTGGTATGCAGGAGTCGGGTGGAAGGCGTATTAAGCGCTCGCTAAATATTGATATGAACAGCATTTGCCTAGTAAACGACGAGTTTAGAGCGCAAATAGACGCCGCTATTCCGCTGCACGAGTATATTCGTGTATCGGCATTGCCAGAGCCTGTGTCTAACTTAGGACTGTTTCGTCGTTATGCCGAAGGGTATTTAAAGCAGCATAGTAAAATAAACTCTTCGCTTACTTTAATGGTGCGGGAGCTTCAACCTTTAAACCACGGTTTACCTATTGAGTTTTACTGCTTTAGTGAAGATAAGCGCTGGATTTCTTACGAACATTTGCAAGCCGAAATAATGGATCACTTACTTGCCGTGCTGCCTATTTTTGGATTACGTGCTTATCAAAGTGTGAGTGGGCAGTTAAGCCCACCAACCAATGCAGGGCAAACTGAAAAACCCAGTATTAAAGTGCCCAATAATGTTGTGCAAGACCCACACTAA
- the chrA gene encoding chromate efflux transporter codes for MLIAIFRQFFLLGCMSFGGPAAHLGYFKRHFVDTLNWITNTRYAQLISLSQALPGPGSSQVSFAIGVERAGILGGITAFVGFTLPSFLIMVILAVSAHQFDAIYYAIIAGLKLFAVVIVADATLSMAKSFCTSAVLKLLAVLSTLALVLLPVLSTQIAVLVIAATVGAIWPLLKLGEENQNTNTNTKSNINWVALSLFALLLAISFAPLGKEFALFAPFYQAGAMVFGGGHVVLPVLQAGVPALSDDQFLSAYASAQAIPGPMFTIATYLGAQLNTAQPLFGALVATLLIFAPGFLLMLALQKSWLNLANKPRFASSIAALNAAVVGFLAAALYSPIWTSAVHSWLHIGLVVVAFAWLRLKKPPIWWLLILFISVGLAQHYWAL; via the coding sequence ATGCTAATTGCTATTTTTAGACAGTTTTTTTTACTTGGCTGCATGAGCTTTGGTGGTCCAGCGGCACACTTAGGCTATTTTAAGCGCCACTTTGTAGATACACTAAATTGGATCACCAACACACGCTACGCGCAATTAATTAGTTTAAGCCAAGCATTGCCGGGGCCTGGTTCGAGCCAAGTAAGCTTTGCTATTGGCGTTGAACGCGCAGGGATATTAGGTGGTATTACCGCGTTTGTTGGTTTTACGCTGCCATCTTTTTTAATTATGGTGATATTGGCTGTTAGTGCACACCAATTTGATGCCATTTACTATGCCATTATTGCGGGTTTGAAACTATTTGCCGTGGTTATTGTAGCCGACGCCACACTGTCTATGGCTAAAAGCTTTTGTACAAGTGCGGTGCTTAAGTTACTTGCCGTATTAAGCACCTTAGCGCTTGTACTACTCCCGGTGTTAAGCACGCAAATTGCAGTTTTAGTTATTGCTGCAACTGTTGGTGCTATATGGCCTTTACTAAAATTAGGAGAGGAAAATCAAAATACTAACACCAATACAAAAAGTAATATTAACTGGGTTGCGCTGAGCTTATTTGCATTGTTACTGGCAATTAGCTTTGCCCCGCTTGGAAAAGAATTTGCATTATTTGCTCCTTTTTACCAAGCAGGCGCTATGGTGTTTGGTGGTGGGCACGTTGTATTACCCGTATTGCAAGCAGGTGTACCTGCGTTAAGTGACGATCAATTTTTAAGTGCCTATGCCAGCGCTCAAGCAATACCTGGCCCTATGTTTACTATTGCTACTTATTTAGGTGCACAACTTAATACTGCGCAGCCTTTATTTGGCGCACTGGTTGCCACGTTATTAATTTTTGCGCCCGGCTTTTTATTGATGTTAGCATTACAAAAAAGCTGGCTTAACTTGGCTAATAAACCGCGTTTTGCTAGTTCAATTGCCGCACTTAATGCCGCCGTTGTGGGCTTTTTGGCCGCAGCTTTATACTCACCTATTTGGACATCGGCAGTGCACAGCTGGTTACATATTGGGTTAGTTGTTGTAGCTTTTGCATGGCTACGACTTAAAAAGCCACCTATTTGGTGGCTATTAATATTATTTATTAGTGTGGGTCTTGCACAACATTATTGGGCACTTTAA
- a CDS encoding OmpA family protein, giving the protein MTLSKSLLSVTVVAVLLSGCEMNNTGKGAAIGAAAGGVLGKATGNHKDKRIFIGAAIGALAGAAVGDYMDKQEEAFRDELAGSGVEVVREGDNLRLVMPSNITFATDQSYISTGFNDTLNAIAKVMNKYEKTYLSVEGHTDSTGQDSYNMNLSRERAQSVKAYLANQDIMAARISTSGFGETRPIATNDTANGRAQNRRVEIQIVPNTEG; this is encoded by the coding sequence ATGACATTATCAAAATCACTTTTAAGCGTTACAGTGGTAGCCGTATTACTTTCAGGTTGCGAAATGAATAACACCGGCAAAGGCGCAGCAATTGGTGCAGCTGCTGGTGGCGTGTTAGGTAAAGCAACGGGTAACCACAAAGACAAGCGTATATTTATTGGTGCTGCTATTGGTGCATTAGCAGGTGCAGCTGTAGGTGACTACATGGATAAGCAAGAAGAAGCGTTTCGTGATGAACTAGCAGGTTCGGGTGTTGAGGTGGTACGCGAAGGTGATAACTTACGCTTGGTTATGCCCTCTAATATTACGTTTGCAACCGACCAATCATACATTTCAACAGGGTTTAACGATACCCTAAACGCCATTGCTAAAGTTATGAACAAGTATGAGAAAACCTACCTAAGCGTAGAAGGGCATACAGATAGCACAGGCCAAGATAGCTACAACATGAACTTATCGCGCGAACGTGCTCAAAGTGTAAAGGCTTACTTAGCTAACCAAGATATTATGGCAGCGCGTATTAGCACTAGCGGCTTTGGTGAAACACGCCCAATTGCCACTAACGATACTGCAAATGGCCGTGCTCAAAACCGCCGTGTAGAAATTCAAATAGTGCCAAACACAGAGGGTTAA